The proteins below come from a single Holdemania massiliensis genomic window:
- a CDS encoding virulence RhuM family protein, with amino-acid sequence MDSYGEILIYQSDDGLTNIDVKVQDETVWLTQQQMADLFRTSRTNVVEHIKHIYDEGELDENSTRRNFRQVRKEGNREVAREIPFYNLDMIISLGYRVKSAIATNFRRWATVRLKEYMIKGFTMDDDRLKELGGGGYFKELLERIRDIRASEKVFYRQVLEIYATSIDYDPKAEVSVQFFKRVQNKIHYAVSKETAAVIYHRADAEKDFMGLMSFSGEQPTLKEAKIAKNYLDEKELRAMGQLVSGYLDFAERQAEREIPMTMEDWAKHLDGILTSTGENLLIGNGTVSHLQAMEKAQAEYKKYKAKTLSSVEKDYLESIKTLEEKGKQQK; translated from the coding sequence GTGGATAGTTATGGAGAAATTCTCATATACCAATCTGATGATGGATTAACCAATATTGATGTAAAGGTTCAGGATGAAACCGTGTGGCTGACCCAGCAGCAGATGGCAGATTTGTTTCGAACATCTCGTACCAATGTTGTGGAACACATAAAACATATTTATGATGAAGGTGAGCTTGATGAAAATTCAACCCGTCGGAATTTCCGACAGGTTCGAAAAGAAGGAAATCGTGAAGTAGCAAGAGAGATACCCTTTTACAATCTTGATATGATTATTTCTCTCGGATACAGAGTTAAATCTGCTATTGCAACTAATTTTAGACGATGGGCAACAGTGCGTTTGAAAGAATATATGATCAAGGGATTCACTATGGATGATGACCGTCTGAAGGAGTTGGGTGGTGGCGGATACTTTAAAGAACTATTGGAGAGAATCCGTGACATCCGGGCATCTGAAAAAGTATTCTATCGTCAGGTGTTGGAAATCTATGCTACAAGTATAGACTATGATCCCAAAGCGGAAGTTTCTGTTCAGTTTTTCAAGAGAGTACAGAATAAAATTCACTATGCTGTTTCTAAAGAAACGGCGGCGGTGATTTACCATCGTGCAGATGCTGAAAAAGACTTTATGGGATTGATGTCATTTTCGGGGGAACAACCGACTTTGAAGGAAGCAAAAATTGCAAAAAATTATTTGGATGAAAAAGAACTGCGGGCCATGGGGCAGTTAGTATCTGGTTATTTGGATTTTGCAGAAAGACAAGCGGAACGGGAGATTCCAATGACAATGGAGGATTGGGCAAAACATCTGGATGGAATTTTAACTTCCACAGGCGAAAATCTTCTCATCGGAAATGGCACAGTTAGTCATTTGCAGGCGATGGAAAAGGCTCAGGCCGAGTATAAAAAGTATAAAGCTAAAACGCTTAGCAGTGTGGAAAAGGACTATTTGGAAAGCATCAAAACGCTGGAAGAAAAAGGAAAACAGCAGAAATAA